In a genomic window of Oceanispirochaeta sp.:
- the kaiC gene encoding circadian clock protein KaiC: MGKVKKEEKDQTLPKSLTGIQGLDEITNGGLPKGRPTLICGSAGCGKTLFGMEFLVRGARMYKEPGVFISFEESVKDLAVNVASLGFDLDDLVKNKKMVIDYVQIDRSEIEESGEFNLEGLFIRLAAAIDSIGAKRIVIDTIEPLFGGIPNQVILRSELHRLFCWLKDKGITAIITAERGNKSLTSQGLEEYVSDCVIVLDNRIIDQKSTRRLRIVKYRGSVHGTNEFPFLINENGISVLPITSLSLNSIVSNDRISSGIPALDDMLEGKGYYRGSTVLVSGTAGSGKTSIAAHFADAACKRGERVLVFCYEESPSQIKRNMLSIGINLELWEEKELLLFHATRPTLYGLDMHLSVTQKSVIDFKPHIVIFDPINTFSVGNNDIDINKMLISLVDFLKMKHVTTLFTALTGSGGASGHSSVSGSYMVDTWLFLRDIEIGDERNRTMYIIKSRGMANSNQVREFILTDKGVDLRDVYTGPSGVLTGSARLAREAEEKADELLIKEDGERKQLVLERKRKALEAQIESIRIEFEAEELVAANELIIEQNKIMRLKQDRFEMSKSRKAGSSVTQKTLNGKKTSKRGSHETIS; encoded by the coding sequence ATGGGAAAGGTTAAAAAAGAAGAAAAAGACCAAACTCTTCCCAAATCACTGACTGGTATTCAGGGTTTGGATGAAATAACCAACGGCGGATTACCAAAGGGAAGACCAACTCTCATCTGCGGAAGTGCCGGCTGCGGAAAAACGCTTTTTGGTATGGAGTTCCTTGTTCGCGGTGCCAGAATGTATAAAGAACCGGGCGTTTTTATATCTTTTGAAGAATCCGTTAAGGACCTGGCAGTAAATGTGGCATCCCTCGGTTTTGATCTGGACGATCTCGTTAAAAACAAAAAAATGGTGATCGACTATGTCCAAATCGATCGAAGTGAAATTGAAGAATCAGGTGAATTCAATTTAGAGGGTTTATTCATCAGGCTCGCTGCTGCAATTGATTCCATTGGCGCAAAACGAATTGTGATCGATACTATCGAACCATTGTTTGGCGGTATACCAAACCAGGTAATTTTGCGTTCAGAATTACATCGTTTATTTTGCTGGCTGAAAGACAAAGGGATTACAGCCATAATTACTGCTGAACGGGGAAATAAATCTCTTACAAGCCAGGGGTTGGAAGAATATGTTTCCGATTGCGTTATTGTGCTTGATAATCGGATTATCGATCAAAAATCCACACGCCGGCTTCGGATTGTCAAGTATCGCGGTTCAGTTCATGGTACTAACGAGTTTCCATTTCTGATTAATGAAAATGGAATTTCGGTATTACCAATAACTTCTCTGAGTTTGAACTCTATTGTATCGAACGACAGGATATCCAGCGGGATTCCCGCCCTCGATGATATGCTTGAAGGCAAAGGTTACTACCGCGGCAGCACTGTCCTCGTTTCCGGCACTGCCGGTTCGGGAAAAACAAGCATTGCTGCCCATTTTGCTGATGCCGCCTGTAAGAGGGGTGAACGGGTTCTGGTTTTCTGCTACGAAGAGTCTCCCAGCCAGATTAAACGAAATATGCTTTCAATCGGAATTAATCTGGAATTATGGGAAGAGAAAGAGCTGCTTCTTTTCCATGCCACACGACCCACATTGTACGGGCTGGATATGCATCTTTCAGTTACCCAAAAGAGTGTCATCGACTTCAAGCCTCATATTGTAATATTCGATCCTATCAACACATTTTCAGTTGGTAATAACGATATTGATATCAACAAGATGCTCATAAGCCTTGTTGATTTTCTTAAGATGAAGCATGTAACTACCTTATTCACTGCTTTAACTGGTTCCGGCGGCGCTTCAGGTCATTCATCTGTTTCGGGCTCTTATATGGTTGATACCTGGTTGTTTCTTCGGGATATAGAAATCGGAGATGAGCGTAACCGCACAATGTATATCATCAAATCACGCGGTATGGCTAACTCCAATCAGGTACGCGAATTTATTCTAACCGATAAAGGGGTGGATTTGCGTGATGTTTATACCGGCCCCTCCGGTGTTTTAACGGGTTCTGCCCGCCTGGCCCGGGAAGCAGAAGAAAAAGCTGATGAACTGCTTATAAAGGAAGATGGAGAACGAAAGCAGCTTGTCCTGGAGCGGAAAAGAAAAGCCCTTGAAGCTCAAATTGAATCTATCAGAATAGAGTTTGAAGCGGAAGAGTTAGTTGCGGCAAATGAATTGATTATCGAGCAGAATAAAATTATGAGATTGAAACAAGACCGGTTCGAAATGTCAAAAAGCAGAAAAGCCGGCTCCTCTGTAACTCAAAAAACTTTAAATGGGAAGAAAACATCTAAAAGGGGCAGCCATGAAACAATATCCTGA
- a CDS encoding circadian clock KaiB family protein: protein MKQYPDAKPAEERYILKLYIAGTTLRSTHAIANIKKICEEHLKGQYQLKVIDLYQQPGLAKGEQIIALPTLIRKIPPPLRRVIGDLSNTEKVLIGLDLQKVE from the coding sequence ATGAAACAATATCCTGATGCTAAACCAGCTGAAGAAAGGTATATCCTGAAATTATATATTGCCGGAACGACATTACGATCTACCCATGCTATTGCAAATATAAAAAAGATTTGTGAAGAACATCTAAAGGGTCAATATCAATTGAAGGTGATCGATCTTTACCAGCAGCCCGGCCTGGCAAAGGGAGAACAGATAATTGCCTTGCCGACTCTTATTAGAAAGATCCCGCCCCCCTTAAGGCGTGTCATTGGCGATTTATCAAATACTGAAAAGGTACTGATTGGTCTTGATCTGCAAAAGGTAGAATAG